Proteins from one Pongo abelii isolate AG06213 chromosome 19, NHGRI_mPonAbe1-v2.0_pri, whole genome shotgun sequence genomic window:
- the LOC100435723 gene encoding LOW QUALITY PROTEIN: olfactory receptor 1A2 (The sequence of the model RefSeq protein was modified relative to this genomic sequence to represent the inferred CDS: inserted 1 base in 1 codon), with product MKKENQSSNLDFILLGLTSQQEQNNVFFVIFLCIYPITLTGNLLIILAIHADIRLHNPMYFFLANLSLVDIIFSSVTIPKMLANHLLGSKSISFGGCLTQMYFVIALANADSYTLAATVYDRAVVISRPLHYTTIMSPRSCVLLIAGFWVIGNASALPHTLLTASLSFCGNQEVANFYCDIMPLLKLSCSDNHFNVKMMYXGVGVFSLPLLCIIVSYVQVFSTVFQVPSTKSLFKAFCTCGSHLTVVFLYYGTTMGMYFRPLTRYSPKDTVITVMYVAVTPALNPFIYSLRNRDMKAALQKLFSKRISS from the exons atgaagaaagaaaatcaatccTCTAACCTGGATTTTATTCTCCTGGGACTTACGAGTCAGCAAGAACAGAATAATgtcttctttgtgatttttctgtGCATTTACCCCATCACACTGACTGGAAATCTGCTCATCATCTTGGCCATCCATGCTGACATTCGTCTTCACAACCCCATGTATTTTTTCCTTGCTAACCTCTCCTTGGTTGACATCATCTTCTCATCTGTAACTATCCCTAAGATGCTGGCCAACCATCTCTTGGGCAGCAAGTCCATCTCCTTTGGGGGATGCCTAACGCAGATGTATTTCGTGATAGCCTTGGCCAATGCAGACAGCTATACCTTGGCTGCAACGGTATATGATCGAGCTGTGGTCATCAGCCGCCCACTTCATTACACAACAATTATGAGTCCACGGTCTTGTGTCCTGCTTATTGCTGGGTTTTGGGTGATTGGAAACGCCAGTGCCCTCCCCCACACTCTGCTCACAGCTAGTTTGTCCTTCTGTGGCAACCAGGAAGTGGCCAATTTCTACTGTGACATTATGCCTTTGCTGAAGTTGTCCTGTTCTGACAACCACTTTAATGTGAAGATGATGT CTGGGGTCGGCGTTTTCTCTTTGCCATTACTATGCATCATTGTCTCCTATGTTCAGGTCTTTTCCACAGTCTTCCAAGTTCCATCTACCAAGAGCCTATTCAAAGCCTTCTGCACCTGTGGCTCCCACCTCACAGTTGTTTTTTTATATTATGGTACAACGATGGGCATGTATTTCCGCCCGCTGACCCGTTACAGCCCAAAAGATACAGTGATAACTGTGATGTATGTGGCAGTGACCCCAGCATTAAATCCTTTCATCTATAGTCTGAGAAATCGGGATATGAAGGCGGCCCTGCAGAAACTCTTCAGCAAGAGAATCTCCTCATAG